In Amphiura filiformis chromosome 1, Afil_fr2py, whole genome shotgun sequence, the following are encoded in one genomic region:
- the LOC140140884 gene encoding organic solute transporter subunit alpha-like encodes MSGVENQSMVPECYMNLRPTAGELLSDLPNYPVTLAVYIIVTIATCVLLGLFFETVYFIGRKLPRSSVPNHRMNILWMVSIYPMFAVISLPGLYIPNAAPFCNILISLYYTLVLFKFFVLVCDYFGGHRAMMDRLKSEKIMFPLAAAPLLACFRCLPQKRLTRRSFRWLKVFALQVAFVRPLMMFVLAILWLDGLTPGNVENDTPFLIINLIMIVSTLTAMTVLTMLYQASREELQGYNIGPKFWLVKLGLIIDNLQSALLGLFASFRILGCKIPFPLPVRANQWQCLMLIIDACILFPLYSNITAEKMAT; translated from the exons ATGTCGGGCGTTGAGAACCAGAGTATGGTGCCAGAGTGCTATATGAATTTAAGGCCAACTGCGGGGGAACTTCTCAGTG ATTTGCCCAATTACCCAGTGACTCTCGCCGTGTATATTATAGTTACCATAGCAACATGTGTCCTGTTAGGACTTTTCTTTGAAACAGTATACTTTATTGGGAGAAAACTACCTCGTTCTTCGGTACCCAATCATCGAATGAATATCCTATGGATGGTGTCTATATATCCT ATGTTTGCTGTCATATCCTTACCTGGATTGTACATACCTAACGCAGCGCCATTTTGTAATATTCTTATAAGTTT gTATTATACCCTGGTGCTATTCAAATTCTTCGTGTTAGTATGTGATTATTTCGGTGGGCATCGAGCTATGATGGACAGACTTAAATCCGAGAAGATCATGTTTCCATTGGCAGCAGCACCTCTCCTGGCCTGCTTCCGTTGTCTTCCACAGAAAAGACTCACAAG GCGGAGTTTTCGTTGGTTGAAAGTGTTTGCTTTACAGGTTGCCTTCGTTCGTCCACTGATGATGTTTGTGTTAGCTATATTATGGCTTGATGGCTTGACGCCAGGAAAT GTTGAAAATGACACTCCGTTTTTAATTATCAATCTCATCATGATCGTCTCCACACTTACAGCCATGACGGTCCTAACCATGTTATACCAGGCGTCCAGAGAGGAACTTCAGGGCTACAATATCGGTCCTAAATTTTGGCTCGTTAAACTAGGGCTGATTATTGATAATTTGCAAAGTGCTTTGCTGGGTTTGTTTGCTTCTTTTAGAATCCTGGGATGTAAAATACCTTTCCCGCTTCCAGTGAGAGCAAATC AGTGGCAATGTCTGATGCTCATCATCGATGCTTGCATATTATTCCCTTTGTACTCAAATATTACCGCCGAGAAGATGGCAACGTGA